The Canis aureus isolate CA01 chromosome 9, VMU_Caureus_v.1.0, whole genome shotgun sequence genome has a segment encoding these proteins:
- the KLHDC2 gene encoding kelch domain-containing protein 2 isoform X2 produces METGRWKKINTEGDVPPSMSGSCAVCVDRVLYLFGGHHSRGNTNKFYMLDSRSTDRVLQWERIDCQGIPPSSKDKLGVWVYKNKLIFFGGYGYLPEDKVLGTFEFDETSFWNSSHPRGWNDHVHILDTETFIWSQPITTGKAPSPRAAHACATVGNKGFVFGGRYRDARMNDLHYLNLDTWEWNELIPQGICPVGRSWHSLTPVSSDHLFLFGGFTTDKQPLSDAWTYCISKNEWIQFNHPYTEKPRLWHTACASDEGEVIVFGGCANNLLVHHRAAHSNEILIFSVQPKSLVRLSLEAVICFKEMLANSWNCLPKHLLHSVNQRFGSNNTSGS; encoded by the exons ATGGAGACTGGAAGATG gaaaaaaattaacacagaagGAGATGTTCCTCCTTCCATGTCAGGAAGCTGTGCTGTGTGTGTAGACAGGGTGCTTTACTTGTTTGGAGGACACCATTCAAGAGGCAATACAAATAAG TTCTACATGCTGGATTCAAGGTCTACTGACAGAGTATTACAGTGGGAAAGGATTGACTGCCAAGGAATTCCTCCATCATCAAAGGACAAACTTGGTGTCTGGGTATATAAAAACAA GTTAATATTTTTTGGAGGTTATGGCTATTTACCTGAAGATAAAGTATTGGGaacttttgaatttgatgaaacATCTTTTTGG AATTCCAGTCACCCAAGAGGATGGAATGATCATGTACATATTTTAGACACTGAAACATTTATCTGGAGTCAGCCTATCACTACT GGTAAAGCACCTTCACCTCGTGCTGCCCATGCCTGTGCAACTGTTGGAAACAAAGGCTTTGTGTTTGGAGGCAGATACCGA GATGCCAGAATGAATGATCTTCACTATCTTAATCTGGATACATGGGAGTGGAATGAATT aattccacAAGGCATATGCCCAGTTGGCCGATCGTGGCACTCACTAACACCAGTTTCTTCAGatcatctctttctctttggaggATTTACCACTGATAAACAGCCActaa GTGATGCCTGGACTTACTGCATCAGTAAAAATGAATGGATACAGTTTAATCATCCCTATACTGAAAAACCAAG ATTATGGCATACAGCTTGTGCCAGTGACGAAGGAGAAGTAATTGTTTTTGGTGGGTGCGCCAACAACCTTCTTGTCCATCACAGAGCT gCACACAGTAACGAAATACTTATATTTTCAGTTCAACCAAAATCTCTTGTAAG GCTAAGCTTAGAAGCAGTCATTTGCTTTAAAGAAATGTTAGCCAACTCGTGGAACTGCCTTCCAAAACACTTACTTCACAGTGTTAATCAGAGGTTTGGTAGTAACAACACTTCTGGATCTTAA
- the KLHDC2 gene encoding kelch domain-containing protein 2 isoform X1 has product MADGNEELRADDLPGPAYESYESMELACPAERSGHVAVGDGRHMFVWGGYKSNQVRGLYDFYLPREELWIYNMETGRWKKINTEGDVPPSMSGSCAVCVDRVLYLFGGHHSRGNTNKFYMLDSRSTDRVLQWERIDCQGIPPSSKDKLGVWVYKNKLIFFGGYGYLPEDKVLGTFEFDETSFWNSSHPRGWNDHVHILDTETFIWSQPITTGKAPSPRAAHACATVGNKGFVFGGRYRDARMNDLHYLNLDTWEWNELIPQGICPVGRSWHSLTPVSSDHLFLFGGFTTDKQPLSDAWTYCISKNEWIQFNHPYTEKPRLWHTACASDEGEVIVFGGCANNLLVHHRAAHSNEILIFSVQPKSLVRLSLEAVICFKEMLANSWNCLPKHLLHSVNQRFGSNNTSGS; this is encoded by the exons ATGGCTGATGGCAACGAGGAGCTGCGGGCGGACGACTTGCCGGGGCCAGCCTACGAGAGCTATGAGTCCATGGAGCTCGCCTGCCCCGCCGAGCGCAGCGGCCACGTAGCCGTCGGCGACGGGCGCCACATGTTCGTCTGGGGCGGCTACAAG agtAATCAAGTCAGAGGATTATATGACTTTTATCTGCCTAGAGAAGAACTATGGATCTACAACATGGAGACTGGAAGATG gaaaaaaattaacacagaagGAGATGTTCCTCCTTCCATGTCAGGAAGCTGTGCTGTGTGTGTAGACAGGGTGCTTTACTTGTTTGGAGGACACCATTCAAGAGGCAATACAAATAAG TTCTACATGCTGGATTCAAGGTCTACTGACAGAGTATTACAGTGGGAAAGGATTGACTGCCAAGGAATTCCTCCATCATCAAAGGACAAACTTGGTGTCTGGGTATATAAAAACAA GTTAATATTTTTTGGAGGTTATGGCTATTTACCTGAAGATAAAGTATTGGGaacttttgaatttgatgaaacATCTTTTTGG AATTCCAGTCACCCAAGAGGATGGAATGATCATGTACATATTTTAGACACTGAAACATTTATCTGGAGTCAGCCTATCACTACT GGTAAAGCACCTTCACCTCGTGCTGCCCATGCCTGTGCAACTGTTGGAAACAAAGGCTTTGTGTTTGGAGGCAGATACCGA GATGCCAGAATGAATGATCTTCACTATCTTAATCTGGATACATGGGAGTGGAATGAATT aattccacAAGGCATATGCCCAGTTGGCCGATCGTGGCACTCACTAACACCAGTTTCTTCAGatcatctctttctctttggaggATTTACCACTGATAAACAGCCActaa GTGATGCCTGGACTTACTGCATCAGTAAAAATGAATGGATACAGTTTAATCATCCCTATACTGAAAAACCAAG ATTATGGCATACAGCTTGTGCCAGTGACGAAGGAGAAGTAATTGTTTTTGGTGGGTGCGCCAACAACCTTCTTGTCCATCACAGAGCT gCACACAGTAACGAAATACTTATATTTTCAGTTCAACCAAAATCTCTTGTAAG GCTAAGCTTAGAAGCAGTCATTTGCTTTAAAGAAATGTTAGCCAACTCGTGGAACTGCCTTCCAAAACACTTACTTCACAGTGTTAATCAGAGGTTTGGTAGTAACAACACTTCTGGATCTTAA